A single genomic interval of Sulfurimonas sp. C5 harbors:
- a CDS encoding 6-hydroxymethylpterin diphosphokinase MptE-like protein: protein MTDINEIIVQNFQKNVQYLQINHRAIYEKLLAYEHYVSQNNIAENFTLSYENGGFDILNLHSNNYLYQQQSQQLIQIMQESVNFQKNENVFETFKVLPKTPETKGYDFVFDLFEKTKNQELEKIYKFIFFGTGLHINPIAEKINAEFYLIIEDNIELFRLSLFTTKYFELADKAKLLFAIASDKSEFEIITKKFLDEAFYYNQYIKFFESIFHSDDKVKQFHTTVVTQSHLNFFYSSILKQYTQPLQYLQKNYNFINLTAQQLNEYFQNKSVFLIAPGPSLDKNIEFIKEYQDQYIIVALSATLRTLETANIKPDIITHFDGFERSAVHFEKLENKAFIQDSILLFSAKTPQKIVSMFHKEKLFFFESGTNYKQGFGELSAFCAGSSTYLILVALGFKEIFLIGLDLALEQTTLKTHSDAYTYTLDAQQKDDTLSFRDSIIELEGNLRPLVKSTPNFSLSVNAMNEISLGLKQPYQNIYNFNDGAKLQNTIAVSSGSLELQKHSKKSLEELQKLFIRNSAQSLTQKEQKFLSTIAEKTQEKIEILKLFSSEHYATKELFLSALIQLKNDLCLCDEKECEVLSILLEHYLKFVYGFIFDACNTQEFNPNIDEIQLHLTNNLLEILEEFIQHFKESWI from the coding sequence ATGACTGACATTAATGAAATTATAGTCCAAAACTTCCAAAAAAATGTCCAATACCTGCAGATCAACCATCGTGCGATTTACGAAAAACTTCTAGCTTACGAGCATTATGTAAGTCAAAACAATATCGCTGAAAATTTTACATTAAGTTATGAAAACGGTGGTTTTGATATTCTCAACTTACACTCCAATAATTACCTCTATCAACAACAAAGTCAACAGCTCATTCAAATCATGCAGGAAAGTGTCAATTTTCAAAAAAATGAAAATGTGTTTGAAACCTTTAAAGTTCTGCCAAAAACACCAGAGACGAAAGGATACGATTTTGTTTTTGATCTGTTTGAAAAAACAAAAAATCAAGAGCTTGAAAAAATATATAAATTTATCTTTTTCGGCACTGGTTTACACATTAATCCAATCGCTGAGAAAATAAATGCTGAATTTTACCTCATCATTGAAGACAACATTGAACTCTTTCGTCTCTCTTTGTTTACAACAAAATATTTTGAACTAGCAGATAAAGCAAAACTTTTATTTGCTATTGCTTCAGACAAAAGTGAGTTTGAAATCATCACAAAAAAATTTTTAGATGAAGCTTTCTATTACAATCAGTATATAAAATTTTTCGAATCTATTTTTCATTCTGATGATAAAGTTAAGCAGTTTCATACAACTGTTGTAACTCAATCACATCTAAATTTCTTTTACTCTTCGATCTTAAAACAGTATACGCAGCCGCTTCAGTACCTGCAAAAAAACTATAATTTTATAAACTTAACAGCGCAACAACTTAATGAGTATTTTCAAAACAAAAGTGTGTTCTTAATCGCTCCTGGTCCATCCTTAGATAAAAACATTGAGTTTATAAAAGAGTATCAAGACCAGTACATCATTGTAGCCCTTTCGGCAACACTAAGAACTTTAGAAACAGCAAATATCAAACCTGACATCATCACCCATTTTGACGGTTTTGAACGTAGTGCCGTTCATTTTGAAAAACTTGAGAACAAAGCATTCATCCAAGATTCTATACTACTCTTTAGTGCTAAAACACCACAAAAAATTGTCTCTATGTTTCACAAAGAGAAGCTCTTTTTCTTTGAAAGCGGTACCAATTACAAGCAAGGTTTTGGAGAGTTAAGTGCTTTTTGTGCAGGTTCATCAACTTACCTTATTTTAGTTGCTCTTGGATTTAAAGAAATTTTTCTTATCGGACTTGATCTAGCACTTGAACAAACAACATTAAAAACTCATAGTGATGCTTATACTTATACACTTGATGCACAACAAAAAGATGATACTCTCAGTTTTCGTGATTCCATTATAGAATTAGAAGGAAATCTGCGACCACTCGTCAAATCAACTCCTAATTTTTCTCTTTCTGTTAATGCTATGAATGAAATTTCCTTGGGACTCAAACAGCCGTATCAAAATATTTATAACTTCAATGACGGTGCAAAACTACAAAACACTATAGCGGTTTCTTCCGGATCTTTAGAGCTGCAAAAGCACTCGAAAAAGTCACTCGAAGAGCTACAAAAGCTTTTTATCCGAAACAGTGCCCAATCTTTGACTCAAAAGGAACAAAAGTTCCTTTCTACAATTGCAGAAAAAACTCAAGAAAAAATCGAAATACTAAAACTGTTTTCATCTGAACATTATGCTACTAAAGAACTATTTCTCAGTGCCCTTATACAACTTAAGAACGATCTTTGCTTGTGTGATGAAAAAGAGTGTGAAGTGCTTTCAATATTACTTGAACACTATCTCAAATTTGTATATGGA